The following are encoded together in the Tripterygium wilfordii isolate XIE 37 chromosome 18, ASM1340144v1, whole genome shotgun sequence genome:
- the LOC119984325 gene encoding ATP-dependent helicase BRM isoform X2 → MQSSGGGGGGPGRTPAGRTGSSSSAASPSSSSSAVSTPHLGFYSVHQQQQQQQQQQQQHIGTRQSFQQQLLRKPEGNESLLAYPAGLQGIMGGGSFASSPGSMQIPQQSRNFFDLPQQPGSTQEGQTRSQGVEQQMLNPVHQAYLQYAFQASQQRSSLQSQQQAKMGMLGASSGKDQDIKMGNKKIPEHSSMQAVSQAQASSSKNSAEHFPRDEKQIEQGKQLAPDQRNESKSTVQPAGQSLSAKARQPVPSGPFASTSSFGVVNNMNTTAGQQLAVTVKDSQVHLRQSPGFANGMLPMQPLQSSSSVGSGVDQTLPAKNSPGVSETLQMQYLRQLNRSSPQPAAPSIEGGSGNHFPSQGGSALQMPQQRFGFTKQQLHVLKAQILAFRRLKKGEGTLPQELLRAVVPPPLELQLQQQFLPAGGSNQERTSGKIAEVQARHMDSSEKDCQALTSANGNNFPKEEASAGDEKATVSAMHIQNAPATMKEPTTLVAAGKEEQQSAIFSAKADQEVDCVPSKTHTKSDFTGDKGKTVSPHAALSDTMQANKPVQASTACQQKDAGAARKYYGPLFDVPYFTRKHDSVGTTGMLNNNNSLTLAYDVKDILFEEGTEVLKKKRSENLKKVSGLLAVNLERKRIRPDLVLRLQIEEKKLRLADLQARLRDEVDQQQQEIMAMPDRLYRKFVRLCERQRMELIRQVQASQKAMREKQLKSIFQWRKKLLEAHWAIRDSRTARNRGVAKYHERMLREFSKRKDDDRSKRMEALKNNDVERYREMLLEKQTSMPGDASERYAVLSSFLSQTEEYLHKLGSKVTASKNQQEVEEAATAAAAAARLQGLSEEEVRAAAACAGEEVMIRNRFIEMNVPRDGSSVNKYYTLAHAVTERVVRQPSMLRTGTLRDYQLVGLQWMLSLYNNKLNGILADEMGLGKTVQVMALIAYLMEFKGNYGPHLIVVPNAVLVNWKSELHSWLPSVSCIFYVGAKEQRSKLFSQEVSALKFNVLVTTYEFIMYDRSKLSKVDWKYIIIDEAQRMKDRESVLARDLDRYRCQRRLLLTGTPLQNDLKELWSLLNLLLPEVFDNRKAFHDWFSQPFQKEGPAHNAEDDWLETEKKVIIIHRLHQILEPFMLRRRVEDVEGSLPPKVSIVLRCRMSAIQSAIYDWIKLTGAIRVDPEEEKLRLQKNPTYQVKVYKTLKNRCMELRKACNHPLLNYPYFSDFSKDFLVRSCGKLWILDRILIKLQRTGHRVLLFSTMTKLLDILEEYLQWRRLIYRRIDGTTSLEDRESAIVDFNSPDSDCFIFLLSIRAAGRGLNLQSADTVIIYDPDPNPKNEEQAVARAHRIGQKREVKVIYMEAVVDKISSHQKEDELRSGGTVDLEDDLAGKDRYMGSIEGLIRKNIQQYKIDMADEVINAGRFDQRTTHEERRMTLETLLHDEERYQETLHDVPSLLEVNRMIARSEDEIELFDQMDEDLDWTEEMTSFDQVPKWLRASTKEVNAVIASLSKKPYKNTLYAGSIGMESSEKEPERKRGRPKGKKPPNYREMDDENGEYSEASFDERNEYSMHEEEGEIGEFEDDEFSGAVGAPPVIKEQSEDDSPQCDGGYGYHQALEGTRNHRMVEEAGSSGLEGTRNHMVEEAGSSGSSSDSRRVTQMVSPVSSQKFGSLSALEARPGSVSKRLPDELEEGEIALSGDCHVDHQQSGSWNHDRDEGEDEQVVQPKIKRKRSIRLRPRHTVERLEEKSGYEAPSVQRGDSGLLAFQVDHKYQPQLRANTELKSLGDSNDSKFDRSDSAKGRGTLSSRRIANTSKSHPSSKPSRLNLQYTSAEDPLDHSGENLDSKGTQTSGTPMVGPRMSDVLQRKCKNVVGKLQRRIEKEGHQIVPLLTDLWKRIENSGYATGAGSSLLDIRKIDQRVERLEYAGVVDLVVDVQFMLKSAMQYYSYSHEVRSEARKVHDLFFDILKIAFPEADFREARNAISFSGQGSISTAASPRLVAVGQSKKHKLINEVEPDMGNPQKPMVRMHMPQKDLRLGSGNITGRDQCQQDDSSRLTHPGELVICKKKRKEREKTLVKSRSGSTGPVSPPSVSRNMRSPGSGSVSRDVRLSHQATEQGWANQPAQSANGPGGTVGWANPVKRLRTDAGKRRPSHL, encoded by the exons ATGCAATCTAGTGGTGGCGGAGGTGGGGGCCCCGGCCGGACTCCGGCAGGGCGTACGGGGTCCTCGTCATCTGCAGCTTCGCCGTCTTCATCCTCATCTGCTGTATCAACGCCACACTTGGGGTTTTATTCAGTGCACcagcaacagcagcaacaacagcagcaacaacagcaaCATATAGGGACTAGGCAG TCATTTCAGCAACAATTACTAAGAAAACCTGAAGGAAATGAATCCCTTCTAGCTTATCCAGCTGGTCTACAGGGGATTATGGGCGGGGGCAGTTTCGCTTCATCTCCAGGCTCAATGCAAATTCCTCAACAGTCTAGGAATTTCTTTGATTTGCCTCAACAACCTGGTTCCACTCAGGAGGGCCAGACTAGGAGTCAAGGCGTGGAGCAACAAATGCTAAATCCTGTTCACCAGGCTTATCTTCAATATGCCTTTCAGGCTTCCCAACAAAGGTCATCTTTGCAGTCACAGCAACAAGCAAAGATGGGGATGTTGGGCGCTTCATCTGGAAAGGATCAGGACATAAAGATGGGAAATAAGAAAATACCGGAACACAGTTCTATGCAGGCAGTTAGTCAGGCTCAGGCATCATCCTCCAAGAACTCTGCTGAACATTTCCCTCGTGATGAAAAGCAGATAGAACAAGGAAAGCAGCTGGCCCCTGATCAGAGAAATGAGTCAAAATCTACTGTCCAGCCAGCAG GGCAGTCTCTCTCTGCGAAAGCCAGGCAGCCAGTTCCATCGGGTCCTTTTGCTTCGACTTCCAGTTTTGGGGTAGTTAATAACATGAACACCACTGCAGGGCAGCAATTAGCTGTTACTGTCAAAGATAGCCAAGTACATCTGAGACAGTCACCTGGGTTTGCAAATGGGATGCTGCCCATGCAGCCCCTTCAATCATCGTCAAGTGTGGGCTCAGGTGTGGATCAAACTTTACCTGCAAAAAATTCGCCAGGTGTTTCTGAAACTTTGCAGATGCAATACCTCAGACAGTTGAATCGATCTTCTCCACAGCCTGCTGCACCTTCTATTGAGGGAGGCTCAGGCAACCATTTCCCATCACAGGGTGGGTCAGCACTCCAGATGCCACAGCAGCGTTTTGGGTTCACCAAACAGCAGTTGCATGTTCTAAAAGCACAAATACTAGCATTTAGGCGATTGAAG AAAGGCGAAGGTACTCTTCCGCAAGAGCTTCTTCGAGCTGTTGTTCCACCACCCCTTGAGTTGCAGCTGCAGCAACAGTTTCTTCCTGCTGGAGGAAGTAATCAGGAAAGAACTTCTGGTAAGATTGCAGAGGTCCAAGCAAGGCATATGGATTCCAGTGAGAAGGATTGTCAGGCTCTAACATCAGCTAATGGAAATAACTTTCCAAAAGAGGAAGCTTCTGCAGGGGATGAAAAAGCAACTGTATCAGCAATGCATATACAAAATGCACCAGCTACAATGAAAGAACCTACTACTTTGGTAGCTGCTGGAAAAGAAGAACAACAATCTGCTATTTTTTCTGCTAAGGCGGACCAGGAAGTTGACTGTGTACCTTCGAAAACTCATACTAAAAGTGATTTTACAGGAGATAAGGGAAAGACTGTTTCACCACATGCTGCCTTGTCTGATACAATGCAAGCCAATAAACCTGTGCAAGCAAGCACTGCTTGTCAGCAAAAGGATGCTGGAGCTGCTAGAAAGTATTATGGACCACTTTTTGATGTTCCATATTTTACCAGGAAACATGACTCAGTTGGGACCACTGGGATGTTAAATAACAATAACAGTCTAACATTGGCATATGATGTCAAAGATATACTTTTTGAGGAAGGCACGGAAGTGCTTAAAAAGAAACGGTCAGAAAATTTGAAGAAGGTAAGTGGTTTACTGGCGGTCAATTTGGAACGGAAAAGGATTAGGCCAGATCTTGTTTTGCGGTTacaaattgaagaaaagaaGCTTCGGCTTGCAGATCTACAGGCACGATTGAGAGATGAAGTTGATCAACAGCAGCAGGAGATAATGGCAATGCCTGATAGGCTATACAGGAAGTTTGTGCGTTTGTGTGAGCGTCAGCGGATGGAGCTGATAAGACAAGTACAGGCCTCCCAGAAAGCCATGAGGGAGAAGCAGTTGAAATCCATCTTTCAGTGGCGTAAGAAACTTCTTGAGGCTCATTGGGCCATTCGTGATTCACGAACTGCCCGTAATAGGGGAGTTGCCAAATATCATGAGAGAATGTTGAGGGAGTTCTCAAAGAGAAAGGATGATGATCGGAGTAAAAGAATGGAGGCATTGAAGAATAATGATGTTGAAAGGTACAGGGAGATGCTGCTGGAGAAGCAGACAAGCATGCCGGGTGATGCTTCAGAGAGATATGCTGTTCTCTCATCATTTTTGAGTCAGACtgaagaatatcttcataaacTGGGAAGTAAAGTAACAGCTTCCAAAAATCAGCAAGAAGTAGAGGAGGCAGCAACAGCAGCCGCTGCTGCGGCGCGGTTGCAG GGTCTCTCAGAAGAAGAAGTGAGAGCAGCAGCAGCTTGTGCTGGAGAAGAAGTAATGATAAGAAATCGcttcattgaaatgaatgtcCCCAGGGATGGTTCATCTGTCAACAA GTATTATACCCTTGCACATGCTGTAACTGAAAGGGTTGTGAGGCAACCTTCTATGTTACGCACTGGAACCTTACGAGACTATCAGCTT GTTGGATTGCAATGGATGCTTTCTTTGTATAATAATAAGTTGAATGGAATTTTGGCAGATGAGATGGGTCTTGGAAAGACTGTCCAG GTTATGGCATTGATTGCTTATCTGATGGAATTTAAGGGGAACTATGGCCCACATCTTATAGTTGTTCCCAATGCCGTTTTGGTTAATTGGAAG AGTGAGTTGCACAGTTGGCTGCCCTCAGTTTCATGCATTTTCTATGTTGGTGCAAAGGAGCAAAGatcaaaattattttctcaa GAGGTTTCTGCCCTCAAGTTTAATGTTCTAGTGACAACCTATGAATTCATCATGTATGATCGCTCGAAGCTCTCTAAAGTTGATTGGAAGTATATTATTATTGATGAAGCACAGCGAATGAAAGACAGAGAATCAGTTTTAGCTCGTGATCTTGATAGATATCGCTGCCAGCGGCGCCTACTTCTAACTGGGACACCATTACAG AATGATTTAAAGGAACTGTGGTCACTTTTAAATCTACTGCTTCCTGAAGTATTCGATAATCGGAAAGCATTTCATGATTGGTTCTCACAACCCTTTCAAAAAGAAGGTCCTGCGCATAATGCTGAAGATGACTGGCTTGAGACCGAGAAAAAAGTCATAATTATCCATCGACTTCATCAAATTCTGGAGCCCTTTATGCTCAGACGTCGTGTAGAGGATGTGGAAGGTTCACTTCCACCCAAG GTTTCCATTGTTTTGAGATGTCGAATGTCAGCTATTCAGAGTGCCATTTATGATTGGATCAAATTGACTGGTGCAATTCGAGTTGATCCTGAAGAGGAGAAGCTTAGGCTTCAGAAGAATCCTACATATCAGGTTAAGGTGTATAAAACTTTAAAGAACCGGTGTATGGAGCTTCGAAAAGCTTGTAATCATCCTTTGCTCAATTACCCCTACTTCAGTGATTTTTCCAAGGATTTCCTGGTTAGATCTTGTGGAAAACTGTGGATCCTGGACAGGATCCTCATAAAGCTTCAGAGAACAGGACATCGAGTACTGCTCTTTAGTACCATGACAAAACTTCTTGATATATTGGAGGAATACTTGCAGTGGAGGCGACTTATATACAGGAGAATTGATGGAACAACCAGCCTGGAGGATCGTGAGTCAGCAATAGTGGATTTTAATAGCCCTGATTCGGattgctttattttcttgcttAGTATTCGAGCAGCTGGACGGGGCCTCAACCTTCAGTCAGCTGACACAGTAATTATATATGATCCTGAtccaaaccctaaaaatgagGAGCAGGCAGTTGCTAGAGCACACCGCATTGGACAGAAGAGAGAAGTTAAAGTCATATATATGGAAGCGGTTGTTGACAAAATCTCCAGCCATCAGAAAGAGGATGAATTAAGAAGTGGAGGTACTGTTGATTTAGAAGATGACCTTGCTGGTAAGGATAGATATATGGGTTCCATTGAGGGCCTCATAAGAAAAAATATACAGCAGTATAAGATTGACATGGCTGATGAGGTTATTAATGCTGGGCGTTTTGACCAAAGAACAACGCATGAAGAGAGACGCATGACTTTAGAGACGTTATTGCATGATGAGGAGAGATATCAAGAAACCTTACACGACGTTCCCTCGCTGCTGGAGGTAAATCGCATGATAGCAAGGAGTGAAGATGAAATTGAGTTGTTTGATCAGATGGATGAAGATCTGGATTGGACTGAGGAGATGACCAGCTTTGACCAGGTGCCTAAGTGGCTTCGAGCCAGCACAAAAGAAGTGAATGCTGTTATTGCTAGTCTGTCAAAGAAACCATATAAAAATACTTTATATGCTGGAAGTATTGGTATGGAGTCTTCTGAAAAGGAACCTGAAAGAAAAAGGGGCCGTCCCAAGGGGAAAAAGCCCCCTAATTACAGGGAAATGGATGATGAGAATGGAGAATACTCTGAAGCAAGTTTTGATGAGAGAAATGAATATTCTATGCATGAAGAAGAGGGAGAAATTGGGGAGTTTGAAGATGATGAATTTAGTGGTGCTGTTGGGGCACCACCTGTCATTAAAGAGCAGTCAGAAGACGACAGTCCGCAATGTGATGGCGGATATGGGTATCATCAGGCTTTAGAAGGCACTAGAAACCATCGTATGGTCGAAGAAGCTGGCTCATCAGGTTTAGAAGGCACTAGAAACCATATGGTGGAAGAAGCTGGCTCATCAGGGTCATCGTCAGACAGCCGAAGAGTTACACAGATGGTATCTCCTGTTTCTTCTCAGAAATTTGGTTCCCTGTCTGCATTGGAAGCTAGACCAGGTTCCGTTTCTAAAAGGCTG CCAGATGAACTAGAGGAGGGGGAAATTGCATTATCTGGAGATTGTCACGTGGATCACCAGCAGTCTGGTAGTTGGAATCATGATCGTGATGAGGGTGAAGATGAACAGGTTGTGCAGCCAAAAATAAAGCGAAAACGTAGTATTCGGCTTCGGCCACGCCATACTGTAGAAAGGCTGGAAGAGAAGTCTGGTTATGAAGCACCATCTGTACAACGTGGAGATTCAGGTTTGCTGGCGTTCCAAGTGGACCATAAATATCAACCACAGTTGAGGGCTAATACAGAATTGAAATCACTTGGAGATTCTAATGATTCCAAGTTTGATCGAAGTGATTCTGCAAAAGGTAGGGGAACCTTGTCGTCGAGGAGGATAGCtaatacatcaaaatcacatccatCATCAAAACCAAGTAGATTGAATCTGCAGTATACTTCTGCAGAAGATCCTCTTGATCACAGTGGAGAGAATTTGGATTCTAAAGGGACACAGACAAGTGGGACTCCAATGGTTGGCCCTAGAATGTCTGATGTACTTCAGAGAAAG TGCAAGAATGTGGTTGGCAAGCTCCAAAGGAGAATTGAAAAGGAGGGTCATCAGATAGTACCCCTGCTAACTGATTTGTGGAAGAGAATTGAAAATTCTGGTTATGCTACTGGAGCTGGCAGTAGTCTTTTGGATATAAGAAAAATCGATCAGCGTGTTGAAAGACTAGAGTATGCTGGAGTTGTGGACCTGGTAGTTGATGTGCAGTTTATGTTGAAAAGTGCAATGCAGTATTATTCGTACTCGCACGAG GTTAGATCTGAAGCGAGGAAAGTACATGATCTCTTTTTTGATATATTGAAAATTGCATTCCCAGAGGCAGATTTTCGAGAGGCCAGAAATGCAATCTCTTTTTCTGGCCAGGGATCCATATCCACAGCTGCATCCCCAAGGCTGGTGGCTGTTGGgcaaagcaagaaacacaagtTGATTAATGAGGTAGAGCCTGACATGGGGAATCCCCAGAAGCCCATGGTCAGGATGCACATGCCCCAGAAGGATTTGAGGTTAGGGAGTGGAAATATCACTGGCCGGGATCAATGCCAGCAGGATGATTCTTCACGGCTCACTCATCCAGGAGAGCTGGTTATCTgcaagaaaaagaggaaagagagggaaaaaacaCTGGTGAAGTCTAGGAGTGGATCAACTGGGCCTGTCTCACCTCCCAGTGTGAGTCGTAATATGAGAAGTCCAGGGTCAGGCTCCGTATCCAGGGATGTGAGACTGAGTCATCAAGCCACCGAGCAAGGATGGGCTAACCAGCCTGCTCAGTCAGCAAATGGTCCTGGTGGGACCGTTGGGTGGGCAAATCCTGTAAAAAGGTTGAGGACGGATGCAGGTAAAAGGAGGCCAAGCCATTTatga